A single genomic interval of Burkholderia cepacia ATCC 25416 harbors:
- a CDS encoding Rne/Rng family ribonuclease produces the protein MKRMLFNATQQEELRVAIVDGQKLIDIDIETAGREQRKGNIYKGVITRIEPSLEACFVNYGEDRHGFLPFKEVARQYFKEGIDMRSARIQDALREGQELIVQVEKEERGNKGAALTTFISLAGRYLVLMPNNPRGGGVSRRIEGDERQELRETMAQLQIPDGMSMIARTAGIGRSAEELQWDLNYLLQLWRAIEAASQSGNAGQPMLIYLESSLVIRAIRDYFQPDIGEILIDTNEIHDQARAFMDIVMPDNVAKVKRYHDDVPLFSRFQIEHQIETAYSRTVPLPSGGAIVIDHTEALVAIDVNSARATKGADIEETATRTNLEAADEVARQLRLRDLGGLIVIDFIDMESAKSQREVEQRLKDALKHDRARVQMGKISRFGLMELSRQRLRPALSEGSHVTCPRCNGTGHIRDTESSALQVLRIIQEEAMKENTAAIHCQVPVEVTAFLLNEKRQEINKIESRFKVGIVLIPNKHLDTPHYKLERLRHDDARLDDPRASWKMAEEAARELESETGYSKRAAEVKPKQEAAVKGITPERPAPSPAPQRPVEPVAAPAPVAPASGGFIGWLKGLFGVAPAPAPAPVAPAPAKEQAARPARGERAEKSEQRGERGGDRNRNRRGGAQQAQGGRDQAAAGRGQQQRQEREGKEVREAREPRENREPREGREPREGREIREGREGREGREGRGPREGREPRESREPRENREPRERAEQPEGVEAAGRGERQERRERGERRKPTQHAATLETVNRGETHPEPDADKAVAEALPGAELAADAEAGARDGEERRRRRRGRRGGRREREEDGAVVDHAEQGADGEAAVQAVTPEAPAAAEPAHTAAPAVVVAAAAASAVVAEAAVEHHAEPVAPAAVEPQPAPVHVEAAPVEPAVVAHAAEPAPVAPAVETEAGPAPVAVSPTDAFEVPAAPAAVEAPQSAPVEQAAPAVAIEAAPAAVEPAPVEAAPVEAVAAPAPVPAQPAAAPASASLDVVLEQAGLVWVNTDADKFAAAQEAASRLPRPARVPRERKALPPVDTAPMQQVETTHH, from the coding sequence ATGAAACGCATGCTGTTCAATGCGACGCAGCAGGAGGAGCTGCGCGTCGCCATCGTCGATGGGCAGAAGCTCATCGACATCGACATCGAAACCGCCGGGCGCGAACAGCGCAAAGGCAATATCTACAAAGGTGTCATCACCCGTATCGAGCCGTCGCTCGAAGCGTGCTTCGTCAATTACGGCGAAGACCGCCACGGGTTCCTGCCGTTCAAGGAAGTCGCCCGCCAGTATTTCAAGGAAGGCATCGACATGCGCTCCGCGCGCATCCAGGATGCGCTGCGCGAAGGCCAGGAGCTGATCGTCCAGGTCGAAAAGGAAGAGCGCGGCAACAAGGGCGCCGCCCTCACCACCTTCATCTCGCTCGCCGGCCGCTACCTGGTGCTGATGCCGAACAACCCGCGCGGCGGCGGCGTGTCGCGCCGGATCGAAGGCGACGAGCGTCAGGAACTGCGTGAAACGATGGCGCAACTGCAGATTCCGGACGGCATGAGCATGATCGCCCGTACCGCGGGCATCGGCCGCAGCGCCGAGGAACTGCAGTGGGACCTGAACTACCTGCTGCAACTGTGGCGCGCGATCGAAGCGGCGTCGCAAAGCGGCAACGCCGGCCAGCCGATGCTGATCTACCTGGAATCGAGCCTCGTGATCCGCGCGATCCGGGACTATTTCCAGCCCGATATCGGCGAAATCCTGATCGATACGAACGAGATCCACGATCAGGCCCGCGCATTCATGGATATCGTGATGCCGGACAACGTCGCGAAGGTGAAGCGCTACCACGACGACGTGCCGCTGTTCTCCCGCTTCCAGATCGAGCACCAGATCGAGACCGCGTACTCGCGTACGGTGCCGCTGCCGTCGGGCGGCGCGATCGTGATCGACCACACCGAAGCGCTCGTCGCGATCGACGTGAACTCGGCGCGCGCGACCAAGGGCGCGGACATCGAGGAAACGGCGACCCGCACGAACCTCGAAGCGGCCGACGAAGTCGCCCGCCAGCTCCGCCTGCGCGACCTCGGCGGCCTGATCGTGATCGATTTCATCGACATGGAATCGGCGAAGAGCCAGCGCGAAGTCGAGCAGCGCCTGAAAGACGCGCTCAAGCATGACCGCGCGCGCGTCCAGATGGGCAAGATCTCCCGTTTCGGCCTGATGGAACTGTCGCGCCAGCGCCTGCGTCCGGCCCTGTCGGAAGGCAGCCACGTGACCTGCCCGCGTTGTAACGGCACCGGCCACATCCGCGATACCGAATCGTCCGCGCTGCAGGTCCTGCGGATCATTCAGGAAGAAGCGATGAAGGAAAACACCGCGGCGATCCACTGCCAGGTGCCGGTCGAGGTGACCGCCTTCCTGCTCAACGAAAAGCGTCAGGAAATCAACAAGATCGAGTCGCGCTTCAAGGTCGGCATCGTGCTGATCCCGAACAAGCACCTCGATACGCCGCACTACAAGCTCGAGCGCCTGCGCCACGACGACGCACGTCTCGACGATCCGCGCGCATCCTGGAAGATGGCCGAGGAAGCGGCCCGCGAACTCGAGTCGGAAACCGGCTACAGCAAGCGCGCGGCGGAAGTGAAGCCGAAGCAGGAAGCCGCGGTCAAGGGCATCACGCCCGAGCGTCCGGCGCCGAGCCCGGCACCGCAGCGTCCGGTCGAACCCGTTGCCGCGCCCGCGCCCGTCGCGCCGGCAAGCGGCGGTTTCATCGGCTGGCTGAAGGGCCTGTTCGGTGTGGCGCCGGCTCCGGCGCCCGCACCGGTTGCCCCGGCACCGGCGAAGGAGCAGGCAGCCCGCCCGGCTCGCGGCGAACGCGCCGAGAAGTCCGAGCAACGCGGCGAACGCGGCGGCGATCGCAACCGCAACCGTCGCGGCGGCGCCCAGCAGGCACAAGGCGGACGCGACCAGGCAGCGGCAGGCCGCGGCCAGCAGCAACGCCAGGAACGCGAAGGCAAGGAAGTGCGTGAAGCACGCGAACCGCGCGAGAACCGCGAACCGCGCGAGGGCCGTGAGCCGCGTGAAGGTCGCGAGATCCGCGAAGGCCGTGAGGGTCGCGAAGGTCGCGAGGGCCGTGGCCCGCGCGAAGGCCGCGAGCCGCGTGAAAGCCGCGAACCGCGCGAGAACCGCGAACCGCGCGAGCGTGCCGAGCAGCCGGAAGGCGTCGAAGCCGCCGGCCGTGGCGAGCGCCAGGAACGTCGCGAGCGCGGCGAGCGCCGCAAGCCGACCCAGCATGCGGCTACGCTCGAAACGGTCAACCGTGGCGAAACGCATCCGGAACCGGACGCCGACAAGGCCGTCGCCGAGGCCCTGCCCGGCGCCGAGCTGGCAGCCGACGCGGAAGCCGGCGCGCGTGATGGCGAGGAACGTCGCCGTCGCCGGCGCGGCCGCCGCGGCGGTCGCCGCGAGCGCGAGGAAGACGGCGCAGTCGTCGACCACGCCGAGCAAGGCGCAGATGGCGAAGCCGCCGTGCAAGCCGTGACGCCGGAAGCACCGGCTGCTGCCGAACCGGCCCACACGGCCGCACCGGCAGTCGTCGTGGCCGCGGCTGCGGCAAGCGCCGTCGTCGCCGAAGCAGCGGTCGAGCACCACGCCGAACCGGTTGCGCCGGCCGCTGTCGAGCCGCAGCCGGCACCGGTACACGTCGAAGCGGCTCCGGTCGAACCGGCGGTTGTTGCCCACGCGGCAGAACCGGCTCCGGTCGCACCGGCCGTCGAAACGGAAGCCGGTCCGGCTCCGGTCGCGGTTTCGCCGACGGACGCGTTCGAAGTGCCGGCAGCGCCTGCCGCGGTCGAAGCACCGCAGTCCGCGCCCGTCGAGCAAGCCGCGCCGGCCGTGGCGATCGAAGCCGCTCCGGCGGCTGTCGAGCCGGCACCGGTCGAAGCTGCGCCGGTCGAGGCCGTCGCAGCACCGGCACCGGTTCCCGCACAACCGGCAGCCGCGCCCGCTTCGGCGAGCCTGGATGTCGTGCTGGAGCAGGCCGGTCTCGTCTGGGTGAACACGGACGCCGACAAGTTCGCCGCCGCGCAGGAAGCCGCGTCGCGACTCCCGCGTCCGGCTCGTGTGCCGCGCGAACGCAAGGCACTGCCGCCGGTCGATACGGCCCCGATGCAGCAGGTCGAAACGACGCATCACTGA
- a CDS encoding SAM-dependent methyltransferase — MTAGTLYLVPNTLGEGDESMLAAVLPAAVQARAGTLGYYIGENAKTTRAFLKKIGTTRPIQEIEISELNVNTPAGQIDRLLAPVLAGADAGLVSEAGCPAVADPGALLVRRAHERGVKVVPLVGPSSILLALMASGLNGQSFAFNGYLPVDAAARAKRLRELEQLSRKARQTQIFIETPYRNQAMLDTLVATCAPSTQICVAADLTLATETIASRTVTDWKKAPAPNLHKRPAIFLLLAN, encoded by the coding sequence ATGACGGCCGGCACGCTCTATCTCGTTCCGAACACGCTCGGCGAAGGCGACGAATCGATGCTCGCGGCCGTCCTGCCCGCGGCCGTGCAGGCACGCGCCGGCACGCTCGGCTATTACATCGGCGAGAACGCGAAGACGACGCGCGCGTTTCTGAAGAAGATCGGCACGACGCGCCCGATCCAGGAAATCGAAATCAGCGAACTGAACGTCAATACGCCGGCCGGCCAGATCGACCGGCTGCTCGCGCCCGTGCTGGCCGGTGCGGACGCCGGCCTCGTATCCGAAGCCGGCTGCCCGGCCGTCGCCGATCCCGGCGCCTTGCTGGTGCGCCGCGCACACGAGCGCGGGGTGAAGGTCGTGCCGCTCGTCGGGCCGAGTTCGATCCTGCTCGCGCTGATGGCATCGGGCCTGAACGGCCAGAGCTTCGCGTTCAACGGCTACCTGCCGGTCGACGCGGCCGCGCGTGCGAAACGCCTGCGCGAACTCGAGCAGCTGTCACGCAAGGCGCGCCAGACGCAGATCTTCATCGAAACGCCGTACCGGAATCAGGCGATGCTCGACACGCTCGTCGCGACCTGCGCACCGTCGACGCAGATCTGCGTCGCGGCCGACCTGACCCTCGCGACCGAGACGATCGCGAGCCGCACCGTGACGGACTGGAAAAAGGCGCCTGCGCCGAATCTGCACAAGCGCCCTGCGATCTTCCTGCTGCTGGCGAACTGA
- a CDS encoding RluA family pseudouridine synthase codes for MNELGKISQNSVASGQVSMIEIDENSAGQRIDNFLLRVCKGVPKSHIYRILRSGEVRVNKGRIDAQYRLALGDIVRVPPVRVAAADLARADTPVVPPANFHVLYEDDAMLVIDKPAGVAVHGGSGVAFGVIEQMRQARPRAKFLELVHRLDRETSGILMLAKKRTALVGLHEQIRENRMDKRYFACVHGEWQPDWGRRRAVKAPLFKYSTPEGERRVRVQDDGLPSHTVFNLVDRWPDYALVEAELKTGRTHQIRVHLAHLGLPIAGDAKYGDFALNKALARANAQPSLKRMFLHAHRLRLAHPLTGEALQFDAPLPDECRRFLDQLSALRDTA; via the coding sequence ATGAATGAGTTAGGCAAAATATCCCAGAATTCGGTCGCAAGCGGCCAGGTATCGATGATCGAGATCGACGAAAACTCGGCCGGTCAGCGGATCGACAACTTCCTGTTGCGCGTCTGTAAAGGCGTGCCCAAAAGCCATATTTACCGGATCCTGCGCAGCGGCGAAGTGCGTGTGAACAAGGGCCGGATCGACGCGCAGTACCGTCTGGCCCTTGGCGACATCGTTCGCGTGCCGCCCGTGCGCGTGGCGGCGGCGGACCTCGCGCGCGCCGACACGCCCGTCGTGCCGCCCGCGAATTTCCACGTGCTGTACGAGGACGACGCGATGCTCGTCATCGACAAGCCGGCGGGGGTCGCGGTCCACGGTGGCAGCGGCGTCGCGTTCGGCGTGATCGAGCAGATGCGCCAGGCGCGCCCGCGTGCGAAGTTCCTCGAACTCGTGCACCGGCTCGACCGCGAGACGTCCGGGATCCTGATGCTCGCGAAGAAGCGCACGGCGCTGGTGGGCCTGCACGAGCAGATTCGCGAGAACCGGATGGACAAGCGCTACTTCGCGTGCGTGCACGGCGAATGGCAGCCCGACTGGGGTCGCCGTCGCGCGGTGAAGGCGCCGCTGTTCAAGTATTCGACCCCGGAAGGGGAGCGCCGCGTGCGCGTGCAGGACGACGGGCTGCCGTCGCATACGGTGTTCAACCTCGTCGACCGCTGGCCGGACTACGCGCTCGTCGAAGCGGAACTCAAAACGGGTCGGACCCATCAGATCCGGGTGCATCTCGCCCATCTCGGCCTGCCGATCGCCGGCGACGCCAAGTATGGCGATTTCGCACTGAACAAGGCGCTGGCGCGCGCGAATGCGCAGCCGTCGTTGAAACGGATGTTCCTGCATGCGCACCGGCTGCGGCTCGCCCACCCGCTGACCGGCGAGGCGCTGCAGTTCGATGCGCCGCTGCCGGACGAATGCCGGCGCTTCCTCGACCAACTCAGCGCATTGCGCGATACCGCCTGA
- a CDS encoding Rieske (2Fe-2S) protein encodes MSAAPDAMRVCASDALADGGAGVRVDATLRGEQAVVFFVRYEGRAYGYLNRCAHVPMELDWAEGQFFESSGLYLMCATHGAIYEPNTGKCVGGPCRGGRLRPVEVDERDTADGRAVFWVPDADLRPAVSATTD; translated from the coding sequence ATGAGCGCGGCGCCGGACGCGATGCGTGTGTGCGCATCGGATGCCCTGGCCGACGGCGGTGCCGGCGTGCGCGTCGACGCGACGCTGCGCGGCGAGCAGGCCGTCGTGTTCTTCGTGCGCTACGAGGGGCGCGCATACGGTTACCTGAACCGCTGCGCGCATGTGCCGATGGAGCTCGACTGGGCCGAAGGGCAGTTCTTCGAATCGTCGGGCCTCTACCTGATGTGCGCGACGCATGGCGCGATCTACGAGCCGAACACAGGCAAGTGCGTCGGCGGCCCGTGCCGCGGCGGCCGGCTGCGGCCGGTCGAGGTCGACGAGCGCGACACGGCCGACGGGCGTGCGGTATTCTGGGTGCCCGACGCCGACCTGCGTCCCGCCGTTTCCGCCACGACCGACTGA
- a CDS encoding HAD-IA family hydrolase, with protein MARQQFDLIVFDWDGTLMDSTAHIAHSIQAACRDLGLPTPSDEASRYVIGLGLRDALQITAPTLDPSDYSRLAERYRYHYLLDDQRIELFAGVRELLAELRDTGYLLAVATGKGRVGLNRVLDQSKLTSLFDATRCADETFSKPHPAMLHELSRELGQDLSRTVMIGDTTHDLQMAASAGAAGVGVAYGAHTADALAALTPRFVAPDVEALAAWLREHA; from the coding sequence ATGGCTCGACAGCAATTTGACCTGATCGTCTTCGACTGGGACGGCACGCTGATGGATTCGACTGCGCACATCGCGCACAGCATCCAGGCCGCATGCCGCGATCTCGGCCTGCCCACGCCGTCCGACGAGGCGTCGCGCTACGTGATCGGCCTCGGCCTGCGCGACGCGCTGCAGATTACCGCTCCGACCCTCGATCCGTCCGACTATTCGCGGCTCGCCGAGCGCTACCGCTATCACTATCTGCTCGACGATCAGCGCATCGAGCTGTTCGCCGGCGTGCGCGAACTGCTCGCCGAACTGCGCGACACCGGTTATCTGCTCGCGGTGGCAACCGGCAAGGGCCGGGTCGGGCTGAATCGCGTGCTCGACCAGTCGAAGCTGACGAGCCTGTTCGATGCGACGCGCTGCGCGGACGAGACTTTCTCCAAACCCCATCCGGCGATGCTGCACGAGCTGTCTCGGGAACTGGGGCAGGATCTTTCTCGCACCGTGATGATCGGCGACACGACGCACGACCTGCAGATGGCCGCGAGTGCCGGGGCGGCCGGCGTTGGTGTCGCTTACGGCGCGCACACGGCCGATGCGCTGGCTGCGCTCACGCCGCGCTTCGTCGCGCCGGACGTCGAAGCGCTGGCCGCGTGGTTGCGGGAGCACGCATGA
- a CDS encoding S49 family peptidase, translating into MADQPNSPDSSSRPDSREPNWERAALERIALAAVKEQRAARRWKIFFRFAFLGVFVLLAFALIDFSSDAKFSASGRHTALVTIDGEIAAGVNANADDINTALDAAFDDDGTAGVVLRINSPGGSPVQAGMVYDEIRRLRAKHPDKPLYVVVTDMCASGGYYIASAADKIFVDKASIVGSIGVLMDGFGFTGLMGKLGVERRLHTSGENKGFYDPFSPDTPKMDAHAQALLDQVHAQFIKAVKDGRGKRLHETPDMFSGLFWTGEKSVELGLADGFGTTDTVARDVLKAPDLVDYTVKESLTNRVARKFGAAVGGAAMKALTAGGASVSLR; encoded by the coding sequence ATGGCCGACCAACCGAATTCCCCGGATTCCTCCTCCCGTCCCGACAGCCGTGAACCGAACTGGGAGCGTGCGGCGCTCGAGCGGATCGCGCTCGCGGCCGTCAAGGAGCAGCGCGCGGCACGGCGCTGGAAGATCTTCTTCCGCTTCGCGTTCCTCGGCGTGTTCGTGCTGCTTGCGTTCGCGCTGATCGATTTCTCGAGCGATGCGAAGTTCTCGGCGAGCGGGCGGCATACGGCGCTCGTGACGATCGACGGCGAGATCGCCGCCGGCGTCAACGCGAACGCCGACGACATCAACACGGCGCTCGACGCCGCGTTCGACGACGACGGTACGGCCGGCGTCGTGCTGCGGATCAACAGCCCGGGCGGCAGCCCGGTGCAGGCCGGGATGGTCTACGACGAGATCCGGCGGCTGCGCGCGAAGCATCCGGACAAGCCGCTGTACGTCGTCGTGACCGACATGTGTGCATCGGGCGGCTATTACATCGCGTCCGCGGCCGACAAGATCTTCGTCGACAAGGCGAGCATCGTCGGGTCGATCGGCGTGCTGATGGACGGGTTCGGCTTTACCGGCCTGATGGGCAAGCTCGGCGTCGAGCGGCGCCTGCATACCTCGGGCGAAAACAAGGGCTTCTACGACCCGTTCTCTCCGGACACGCCGAAGATGGACGCGCATGCGCAGGCGTTGCTCGATCAGGTGCACGCGCAGTTCATCAAGGCGGTGAAGGATGGCCGCGGCAAGCGGCTGCACGAGACGCCCGACATGTTCTCGGGCCTGTTCTGGACCGGCGAGAAGAGCGTCGAGCTCGGGCTCGCCGACGGCTTCGGCACGACCGACACGGTCGCGCGCGACGTGCTGAAGGCGCCCGATCTCGTCGACTATACGGTGAAGGAAAGCCTGACGAACCGTGTCGCGCGCAAGTTCGGCGCGGCCGTCGGCGGCGCCGCGATGAAGGCGCTGACGGCCGGCGGCGCGTCGGTCAGCCTGCGCTGA